One stretch of Leadbetterella byssophila DSM 17132 DNA includes these proteins:
- a CDS encoding DDE-type integrase/transposase/recombinase: MDYILQETKTLLEGEFVDYGYYKTYRYLNQEKGLRIGAYRTYKLMKENNLLKFQRSNTKRISRNWVKELVPIVQREFAFLEFDIKYVYIQGKRTNAQVLTILDVFSRWQLGQYIANSIKSEDVINLFEQILQTYPMPKQFIVRNDNGSQFEALIVQEYLKQKGITQEFTKPATPQQNGHIEAYHSILESAVCQRFEFESLQEFKQVMIRWKKFYNFERIHGGLHYKSPRKFLESIGVKIDPNW, encoded by the coding sequence ATGGATTATATTTTACAAGAAACTAAAACACTTCTGGAGGGCGAATTTGTGGATTATGGGTATTATAAAACCTACCGCTATTTAAACCAAGAAAAGGGATTGAGAATTGGGGCTTATAGAACCTATAAGCTCATGAAGGAAAACAATTTATTAAAATTTCAACGCAGTAATACCAAGAGAATAAGTAGGAACTGGGTAAAAGAACTCGTTCCCATTGTACAAAGAGAATTTGCATTCCTAGAATTTGATATTAAATATGTATATATCCAAGGAAAACGCACAAATGCGCAAGTACTGACAATTTTGGATGTTTTTTCGAGATGGCAATTGGGACAATACATCGCAAATTCTATTAAATCTGAAGATGTAATAAATCTATTTGAACAAATTTTACAAACTTATCCGATGCCAAAGCAATTTATAGTAAGAAACGATAATGGCTCACAATTCGAAGCTTTAATAGTTCAAGAATATCTAAAACAAAAAGGTATAACTCAGGAATTTACAAAACCGGCAACACCTCAACAGAATGGACATATAGAAGCCTACCATTCAATTCTGGAAAGTGCTGTATGTCAACGATTTGAATTTGAAAGCCTACAAGAATTTAAACAAGTAATGATAAGATGGAAAAAATTCTATAATTTCGAAAGAATACATGGCGGTCTTCACTATAAGTCCCCTAGAAAATTCCTCGAATCAATTGGTGTAAAAATTGATCCGAATTGGTGA
- a CDS encoding transposase, with the protein MSKHRKTWSLEEKEKIVLHSIQHGVSYSSREFGVSTVSIYNWKEKFEKLGKSGLEAGAMTDAERELKQLRRENEALKRIVAEKELAIQIKDSLLKKSQSLKK; encoded by the coding sequence ATGTCAAAACATCGAAAAACATGGAGTTTGGAGGAGAAAGAGAAGATTGTACTTCATTCTATCCAGCACGGCGTAAGTTATTCATCGCGAGAATTTGGGGTTTCTACTGTGAGTATTTATAATTGGAAAGAGAAATTTGAGAAGTTAGGCAAAAGTGGCTTGGAAGCAGGAGCAATGACAGATGCCGAGCGTGAACTCAAACAATTACGTCGTGAAAACGAAGCTCTAAAAAGGATAGTTGCTGAAAAAGAGTTAGCTATTCAAATTAAAGATTCCCTTTTAAAAAAAAGTCAATCTCTAAAGAAATAA
- a CDS encoding integrase core domain-containing protein: MSTVLDDYCRYIIHWELCDSMNAEDVKRTVNTAIEKAKLKSKAKPKLLSDNGPCYISSELKTYLKEDMKMKQVHGRPMHPQTQGKIERYHRTMKNVVKLNHFYHPEELIEALGKFVDNYNNRRYHESLQNLTPADVYCGRSERILKKENR; the protein is encoded by the coding sequence CTGAGTACAGTTTTAGACGACTACTGCCGCTATATCATCCATTGGGAGCTTTGCGATTCAATGAATGCAGAAGATGTGAAAAGAACGGTAAATACAGCCATCGAAAAAGCAAAGTTAAAGTCGAAAGCAAAACCGAAACTGCTCTCTGATAACGGCCCTTGTTATATCTCCAGCGAGTTAAAAACATATCTGAAAGAAGACATGAAGATGAAACAGGTTCACGGCAGACCGATGCATCCGCAGACACAGGGGAAAATCGAACGTTATCACAGAACGATGAAAAACGTGGTTAAATTAAACCACTTTTACCATCCAGAAGAACTTATCGAAGCCTTGGGAAAGTTTGTGGACAACTATAACAACCGACGTTATCACGAATCGCTGCAAAACTTAACACCTGCAGATGTCTACTGCGGGCGATCTGAACGAATTTTAAAAAAAGAAAACAGGTAA